In a single window of the Nocardiopsis composta genome:
- a CDS encoding alpha/beta fold hydrolase, with translation MTNTTPSAEPAAEVRVPGAPGLAVRVRPGEGTPLVLLHGLGRTLEDWEPLAPLLGGRPQYAVDLRGHGRSEDGSCTLDGLVDDVIRVLGHFGLERAAVIGHSLGGMVAAETAARRSDLAAAVDIEGHGWPAAEPTAARLGIGPEEAEMQIGLVRVFTEEQAAAFLTPVPADAFAASLDGYLELGPYGGAMAAGARRSAVELDGLVAPRPGPRAVRAFYAAFDEFSPARTTRRLLAPLLTLVSTAPVPAVPGAPIRFADVLAAQAATELERTAPLLTTHALDAPYAMHLTRPEAVATRIGEFLASLGR, from the coding sequence ATGACGAACACGACGCCGTCCGCCGAGCCCGCCGCCGAGGTGCGCGTCCCCGGGGCGCCGGGGCTGGCGGTGCGGGTGCGCCCGGGCGAGGGGACCCCGCTGGTCCTGCTGCACGGGCTGGGCCGCACCCTGGAGGACTGGGAGCCGCTGGCGCCGCTGCTGGGCGGGCGCCCGCAGTACGCGGTGGACCTGCGCGGCCACGGCCGCTCCGAGGACGGCTCGTGCACGCTGGACGGCCTGGTGGACGACGTCATCCGGGTGCTGGGCCACTTCGGCCTGGAGCGGGCCGCCGTCATCGGCCACTCGCTGGGCGGCATGGTGGCCGCCGAGACCGCGGCGCGCCGCTCGGACCTGGCGGCGGCGGTCGACATCGAGGGGCACGGCTGGCCCGCGGCGGAGCCCACCGCCGCCCGGCTGGGCATCGGCCCGGAGGAGGCCGAGATGCAGATCGGCCTGGTCCGGGTGTTCACCGAGGAGCAGGCGGCGGCCTTCCTCACCCCGGTCCCCGCCGACGCCTTCGCCGCGTCCCTGGACGGCTACCTCGAACTCGGCCCGTACGGCGGGGCGATGGCCGCCGGCGCCCGCCGCTCGGCGGTGGAGCTCGACGGCCTGGTCGCCCCGCGCCCGGGCCCCCGCGCGGTGCGCGCCTTCTACGCCGCCTTCGACGAGTTCAGCCCGGCCCGCACCACCCGCCGCCTGCTGGCCCCGCTGCTCACCCTGGTCTCCACCGCCCCGGTCCCCGCCGTCCCGGGCGCCCCGATCCGGTTCGCCGACGTCCTCGCCGCCCAGGCCGCCACCGAGCTGGAGCGCACCGCCCCGCTGCTGACCACGCACGCCCTCGACGCCCCGTACGCCATGCACCTGACCCGCCCCGAGGCGGTCGCCACTCGCATCGGGGAGTTCCTCGCCTCCCTCGGCCGCTGA
- a CDS encoding lysylphosphatidylglycerol synthase domain-containing protein, producing MLARLGRLRSDRRVRLAVLTVVLGCVALALYARWEEAGGALAALPPWAAPASLAAGAAGLWCQMMAWRALLAGLGAPLPVRAAARVVFVGQLGKYLPGSVWAFAAQVELARDREVARHRGAAATVLAVAVTLTVNLAVAAGTLPFTSEEAARRWWWALALAPVLLAALHPAVATRALRLLLRLARRPADEVGAVAVGGRPMAAALAWTLAAWVPLALHIGVLVSGADGAGPRVWPLAAGAYALAWTLGVLFVFAPAGIGVRELVLTAALSPVLSPGAALLVAALSRLVMTAADVLCAGLAALADRTAPPARPDPGGED from the coding sequence GTGCTCGCCCGCCTGGGCCGGCTGCGCTCCGACCGCAGGGTGCGCCTGGCCGTACTGACCGTCGTCCTCGGCTGCGTCGCGCTGGCGCTGTACGCCCGCTGGGAGGAGGCGGGCGGGGCACTGGCCGCGCTGCCGCCGTGGGCCGCACCGGCGTCGCTCGCGGCGGGCGCGGCCGGGCTGTGGTGCCAGATGATGGCCTGGCGGGCGCTGCTCGCCGGGCTGGGCGCGCCGCTTCCGGTGCGCGCCGCGGCCCGGGTGGTGTTCGTCGGGCAGCTCGGCAAGTACCTGCCCGGTTCGGTGTGGGCGTTCGCCGCCCAGGTGGAGCTGGCCCGGGACCGGGAGGTCGCCCGGCACCGGGGCGCCGCGGCGACGGTGCTCGCGGTCGCGGTGACGCTCACCGTCAACCTCGCGGTCGCCGCCGGGACCCTGCCGTTCACCTCCGAGGAGGCCGCCCGGCGCTGGTGGTGGGCGCTGGCGCTGGCCCCGGTGCTGCTGGCCGCGCTGCACCCCGCGGTGGCCACCCGCGCGCTGCGGCTCCTGCTGCGGCTGGCCCGCCGCCCCGCGGACGAGGTCGGGGCGGTCGCGGTCGGCGGCCGGCCGATGGCCGCGGCGCTCGCCTGGACGCTGGCCGCCTGGGTCCCGCTCGCCCTGCACATCGGGGTGCTGGTCTCCGGCGCGGACGGCGCCGGCCCGCGGGTCTGGCCGCTGGCCGCCGGCGCCTACGCGCTGGCCTGGACGCTGGGCGTGCTCTTCGTGTTCGCCCCCGCCGGGATCGGGGTGCGCGAACTGGTGCTGACGGCGGCGCTCTCCCCGGTGCTCTCCCCCGGCGCGGCGCTGCTGGTCGCCGCGCTGTCCCGGCTGGTCATGACCGCCGCCGACGTGCTCTGCGCCGGCCTGGCCGCCCTCGCCGACCGCACGGCGCCCCCCGCCCGGCCCGATCCCGGCGGGGAGGACTGA
- a CDS encoding methylated-DNA--[protein]-cysteine S-methyltransferase yields the protein MDRDPLIEGLAGLAAEPPPRLLDRIAARWTHADSAVGEVFVAFTDQGVAYVRRDGPGVADAFRERFGRPLLAAERTPDGLLTALRTGDAAGLAVDLSASTGFQADVLQAARTIPRGEVRPYAWIAELIGRPRAVRAVGTALATNPVPLVVPCHRVTRSDGTLGRYIFGDRTKADLLALERAAGT from the coding sequence ATGGACCGGGACCCGCTGATCGAGGGGCTGGCCGGGCTGGCCGCCGAGCCGCCGCCGCGCCTGCTCGACCGGATCGCCGCCCGCTGGACGCACGCGGACAGCGCCGTGGGGGAGGTCTTCGTGGCCTTCACCGACCAGGGCGTCGCCTATGTGCGCCGGGACGGCCCGGGGGTGGCCGACGCGTTCCGCGAGCGGTTCGGCCGCCCGCTGCTGGCCGCGGAGCGGACCCCGGACGGGCTGCTCACCGCGCTGCGCACCGGGGACGCCGCCGGCCTGGCGGTGGACCTGAGCGCCAGCACCGGCTTCCAGGCCGACGTGCTGCAGGCCGCGCGCACCATCCCCCGCGGCGAGGTGCGCCCCTACGCCTGGATCGCCGAGCTCATCGGCCGCCCGCGCGCGGTCCGCGCGGTCGGCACCGCGCTGGCCACCAACCCGGTCCCGCTGGTCGTCCCGTGCCACCGGGTGACCCGCTCCGACGGCACCCTGGGCCGGTACATCTTCGGCGACCGGACCAAGGCCGACCTGCTGGCCCTGGAACGCGCCGCCGGGACCTGA